One Pomacea canaliculata isolate SZHN2017 linkage group LG9, ASM307304v1, whole genome shotgun sequence DNA segment encodes these proteins:
- the LOC112572370 gene encoding LOW QUALITY PROTEIN: MIP-related peptides-like (The sequence of the model RefSeq protein was modified relative to this genomic sequence to represent the inferred CDS: inserted 2 bases in 2 codons), which yields MHVFSQVLTSCLLLGSALSILADDTGAAAALHVTQTDIASPHGYTRAAFSLASAEDGGLRRPGDSDASHQVQNALLRAPAPQLPVAPQAPPLLDAQSSELAHPPPSAMAQSLAYRLSYPADETLMTGDPATRVDAPFEQSHFRESRSVGSRQTVEQPLSMRASGFADDTLSEQHVITKRSSYTAPYFVGKRSLDDRGDFFRENETHEETEDDDDGEQVMEVEXEAEDAEDKRGRPMFVGRRAAPLFVGKRPWSVALEDKRGAPLFVGKRKAPLFIGKRRQLLFVGKRRSPLFVGKRRTPMFVGKXRTPMFVGKRGSPLFVGRRRTPLFVGKRGRPMFVGKRRTPMFVGKREAPMFVGKKARPMFVGKRENPMLQRNPEVSDVAGHDPASFVGRSEEATAENNEFSAPVLDDEIGDPFAEEQEEEEEEDNGELDKRYSVPLLVGKRQEEDIGQLLATLQTLQAARNYRRMIQADKRYNAPFFIGRRDSQTSSQPVEGSGVEKDSALMR from the exons GTGCCGCAGCAGCGCTGCACGTCACGCAGACAGATATAGCCTCGCCGCACGGCTATACGCGCGCTGCCTTCTCGCTTGCATCTGCTGAGGATGGGGGTCTGCGGCGACCCGGCGACAGCGACGCCAGCCACCAGGTTCAGAACGCACTCCTGCGAGCCCCAGCGCCCCAGCTCCCCGTTGCCCCTCAAGCCCCTCCACTTCTAGACGCGCAGTCTAGCGAGCTCGCGCATCCTCCTCCCTCAGCAATGGCCCAAAGCCTCGCTTACAGACTTTCTTACCCCGCAGACGAGACCCTCATGACTGGCGACCCTGCGACCAGAGTTGACGCCCCTTTCGAACAGTCTCACTTTAGGGAGTCGAGAAGCGTGGGGTCCCGCCAAACGGTAGAGCAGCCTCTGAGCATGCGCGCTAGCGGCTTCGCTGATGACACTTTGAGCGAGCAGCATGTAATCACAAAGCGCAGCAGCTACACGGCGCCATATTTCGTGGGCAAACGCTCCCTCGACGACCGCGGCGACTTCTTTCGGGAAAACGAAACTCACGAGGAAACGGAAGATGACGACGATGGTGAGCAGGTGATGGAGGTGG ACGAGGCGGAGGATGCCGAAGACAAACGAGGTCGCCCGATGTTTGTGGGTCGGAGGGCAGCACCTTTGTTCGTGGGCAAGCGGCCATGGTCGGTGGCGCTGGAGGACAAGCGGGGAGCTCCTCTCTTCGTAGGCAAACGCAAAGCGCCTCTCTTCATCGGGAAACGCAGGCAACTATTATTTGTAGGAAAGCGGCGATCGCCTCTTTTTGTGGGCAAACGCCGAACCCCAATGTTTGTGGGCA AGAGAACCCCTATGTTTGTGGGCAAGAGGGGAAGCCCCTTGTTCGTGGGTAGGAGAAGAACCCCACTGTTCGTAGGCAAACGGGGCAGGCCTATGTTCGTGGGCAAGAGAAGAACCCCGATGTTTGTGGGCAAAAGGGAAGCTCCGATGTTTGTGGGCAAGAAGGCTAGGCCCATGTTCGTGGGCAAGCGCGAGAACCCAATGCTTCAGAGAAATCCAGAGGTTTCGGATGTCGCAGGACATGACCCTGCATCGTTTGTCGGAAGGAGCGAAGAAGCGACAGCGGAAAACAATGAGTTCAGCGCCCCTGTCCTCGACGACGAAATTGGCGACCCTTTTGCAGAGGAgcaagaagaagaggaggaggaggacaacgGCGAGCTCGACAAGAGGTACAGCGTCCCTTTGCTCGTGGGCAAGAGGCAGGAAGAGGACATCGGACAGCTGCTGGCCACACTTCAAACTCTTCAAGCCGCCCGCAACTACCGACGAATGATTCAAGCGGACAAGCGATACAACGCTCCTTTCTTCATCGGCAGGCGAGACAGCCAGACGTCCAGCCAGCCCGTCGAGGGCTCTGGCGTCGAGAAGGACAGCGCGCTCATGCGGTAA
- the LOC112572371 gene encoding protein PRQFV-amide-like gives RRFLERPPADKDDEKRFSEFVGKRLSRKVDGKRGVTYEFLGKRTPYEFLGKRTPYEFLGKRTPYEFLGKRTPYEFLGKRTPYEFLGKRSPYEFLGKRMPYEFLGKRSPYEFLGKRLPYEFLGKRSPYEFLGKRSPYEFLGKRSPYEFLGKRAPYEFIAPVKKSVYDFFGKRVQLPYEFVGKRMIDNRSDDASRGRR, from the exons CGACGCTTCCTGGAACGTCCCCCAGCTGACAAAGATGACGAGAAGCGGTTTTCTGAATTCGTGGGCAAGAGACTGTCACGGAAAGTCGACGGTAAACGTGGAGTTACTTATGAATTTTTGGGCAAGAGAACACCCTACGAGTTCTTGGGAAAGAGAACACCCTACGAGTTTTTGGGAAAACGAACACCCTATGAGTTCTTGGGAAAACGAACACCATACGAGTTCTTGGGAAAAAGAACACCATACGAGTTCTTAG GTAAAAGATCACCATACGAGTTTTTGGGGAAAAGAATGCCTTATGAGTTCTTGGGGAAAAGGTCTCCCTATGAGTTTTTGGGAAAAAGGTTACCCTACGAGTTCTTGGGGAAAAGGTCACCCTATGAGTTCTTGGGAAAAAGGTCACCCTACGAGTTCTTGGGGAAAAGGTCACCCTACGAATTTTTAGGAAAACGCGCCCCTTACGAATTCATTG CCCCTGTCAAGAAAAGTGTCTACGATTTTTTCGGAAAACGAGTTCAGCTGCCTTACGAGTTTGTCGGCAAGAGAATGATCGATAACCGATCGGACGATGCTTCTAGAGGCCGAAGATGA